CGCCGCCAACGGGTGATCGTCGCGCGAGACGACGCAGAACGAATCGGTCATCAGCGATTCGCTGAGCAGGTCGTCGGCGGAAAACGGGCCGATGATCACGCCGAAGTCGACCTCGCCCGACTTCACCTTACGCACCACGTCGCTTTGCACGTCGTCGCGCAGGCCCAGGTCGATGTAGGGAAACTGCTGCACGCACGACGCCACCACGCGCGGCATGAGCCGGCACGCCACTGTCGGGCTGGCGGCCACCACCACGCGTCCGCGGCGCTGCTCGCCGATTTCGCGGATCTCGCGAAGCGCGTCGTCCAGATCCGTCAGCAGACGCGACACGCTCGACACCAGGTTGCCCCCGACGTCCGTGAGTTGCACCTCGCGAGTGGTGCGATCGATCAACTTGAGACCGATCTCGCCTTCCAATTCGCGCACGCAGCGGCTAACCGCCGACTGCGTCAGGCCGATTTCATCGCCGGCCCGGCTGAAGCTCTGCAAACGGGCGACCTCGATGAAAACCCTTAGCTGGCGCAGCGTGACATTCATTTACCATCCTCATCAATTGCATCATTTGATGCACATTGTAAGGCGAAAGACAGCGCTGCATTCGCCTCCAGCAATCTCGCTGCAGGGCAGCAATAAGGCGCAAACGCACGCTGCTCGGGCCTGATTGCACAAGATTGGTGATTGTCCCGATTTGCGAGATGGGTTTTTTGGATTCTTATACGCCCCTAGCTAGCGCCCGCGCTGGCCCGCTGTCATGGGGCTTTCAGGCGGTTGGACTCAACTTGGCACACTTCCTGCATTTACCTGCAGACAAGGGTCGGCGCCATGATTCTGACTGCATAGCAGACCGTGGCAAGCCCGACCCTCCTTGGCACTCGCCTATCGAGTGCATGGAGAGTGCGCGGCGCGGGGCAGCGCACCGGAGTTAGCTTCGCTGAGGTGAAACATGATGCTGTTCGACGATTTGAGAGACAACGAGTGGGCGCTGGTCGAGGCGTTGTTCTGTGCGGAGCCAGCACGGAGCGAACGGCGCGGTCGGCCACGCGTGGAAGCGCGCGCAGTTGTCAACGCCGTACTGTGGGTGCTTTCGACAGGCGAGGGCTGGTCCAAACTGCCGGGCCGCTATCCGTCGCCGCCGACTTGCCGCCGTCGCTTCGACGAGTGGCAAGCCGATGGTACGCTCGCCGAAATAGTTAAGCGACTCGGCACGAGCGGCCGTGAAATTTCGCTACGCGGCCGGATTGGCGCGACCGCCGCGAAACCGCCGGCACCGCCGAGCCGTGACCGCCTGCGCGGCGCGTTCTGGACCAATCCGGAATCGTGGCGCGCGCCGGTCAAGATGGCCTGACGCGAACTGCTTTTTCCTCCGGGCGCCTGCGGGCGCCCGGCGTGTATCGAACCCAGGTCGAGGCGTCTCCACGCACGCCGCACCTGTCATGGGCACCGCTCTTCGGCGCGCCCACCACAGTCGTCCCCTCCCGCTACAGCCA
The nucleotide sequence above comes from Paraburkholderia sp. FT54. Encoded proteins:
- a CDS encoding LysR substrate-binding domain-containing protein — protein: MNVTLRQLRVFIEVARLQSFSRAGDEIGLTQSAVSRCVRELEGEIGLKLIDRTTREVQLTDVGGNLVSSVSRLLTDLDDALREIREIGEQRRGRVVVAASPTVACRLMPRVVASCVQQFPYIDLGLRDDVQSDVVRKVKSGEVDFGVIIGPFSADDLLSESLMTDSFCVVSRDDHPLAAKERVAWTDLEGQQLVMLDYASGSRPIIDAAMQEYGVSATVVQELGHSATVFGLVEAGVGVSVLPWLALPLPAGASLVARPLVPRAERTVELVRRRDRSLSPAAEAVWGLIRQLPGRAEDLN